The following coding sequences lie in one Rutidosis leptorrhynchoides isolate AG116_Rl617_1_P2 chromosome 4, CSIRO_AGI_Rlap_v1, whole genome shotgun sequence genomic window:
- the LOC139840928 gene encoding uncharacterized protein: MDGQICCMVMRINLDCNACCRKMRRNILNMKEIEKHLIEKQQNRVSVCGRFKPADVAIKLRKKMNRRVEILEIEEMATRYDIEQEAPIVNHYKY, translated from the exons ATGGATGGACAG ATATGTTGCATGGTGATGAGGATTAACCTTGATTGTAACGCATGTTGCAGAAAGATGAGGAGAAACATTTTAAATATGAAAG AGATAGAGAAGCACTTGATAGAAAAACAACAAAACAGGGTTAGCGTATGTGGGAGGTTTAAACCCGCGGATGTTGCTATAAAACTAAGAAAGAAAATGAATCGGCGAGTTGAAATTCTTGAAATCGAAGAGATGGCCACTCGCTATGACATAGAACAAGAAGCGCCAATCGTAAATCACTACAAGTATTGA